The following is a genomic window from Kineosporiaceae bacterium.
GATCGGCTCGACCCGGTCGAGGTGGCGGCCCAGGACGAGCAGACCTTCGTGGCGCTGATGACCGGGCCTCCCGCCGTCCACCGGTATCCCGGCAGCATGGCCGGGCGGGTGGTGGCGCTGGCCCGGCACATCGTCGAGCACTACGACGGTGACACCGCGGCGCTGTGGCGGGAGGCAGCCAGTGGCGCCGAGCTCGTGGCGCGGCTGAAGGCGTTGCCCGGTTTCGGCCAACAGAAGGCCGCGATCTTCCTGGCACTGCTGGCCAAGCAGCTCGGGGTGCGTCCCGAGGGGTGGCAGCGGGCCGCAGGAGACTACGCCCTGGACGGCTATCGGTCGGTGGCCGACGTGACCGATGCGGCCTCGCTGCACAAGGTGCGTGAGCACAAACGGGCTGTCAAAGAGGCGGCCAAGGCCACGCGTGGATGACTCGCCCTGGGGGAGCGAGCTTTCGATGTGCTGTGGGTGCACCTCACATGCCAGAATGACGAGTTGACCCGTTGGGGCATGTCTTCGCGTGCCTGGACGTTGTCCCCGGTGTTCCATCCTTCGCGACGAAAGGTCGTCCGTGTCGTCGGTTCCGGCTTCCGTGTCCGCTCCCGTCCCCTCTGAGCACGAGGGTCCCCTCGAGGCGGCTTCCTCGGGTGGTGGTGTGCTCGCTGCTGCCGGTGCGACGGCCAAGGCGACGGTGAAGGCGACGGTTCCGGCCAAGCGGTCCAGCCGCGCAGCGACCTCTGACGATGCCGCCGAGGGTGTCGCCAAGCCGGCCAAGAAGTCCGCCGCCAAGGCTCCTGCCAAGGGGCGTGGCGCCAAGGCCGCCGCCGCGGGGACGGACGAGGTGCCGGTGGCCGCCGACGGGGACGTCGAGTTGGAGGCCATCGACGAGACCGAGCTCGAGGTGGCCGAGCCCGATCTGACCGACATCGTCGAGGCGGAGGAGACCCCCGAGGTCGTCGCCGCCGTCGAGGCCGAGGCCCCCGCCGCCGTCGAGGAGGAGGACGCGTTCGTCCTGTCCGACGACGATGACGATGCCCCGGCGCAGCAGGTGGCCACGGCGGGCGCCACGGCCGACCCGGTCAAGGACTATCTCAAGCAGATCGGCAAGGTGGCGCTGCTCAATGCCGAGCAGGAGGTCGAACTGGCCAAGCGCATCGAGGCCGGCCTGTTCGCCGAGGAGAAGCTGAACTCCGGCGCCAAGCTCGAACAGAAGATGCGCCGTGAGCTGTACTGGATCGCCGAGGACGGGCGCCGCGCCAAGAACCACCTGCTCGAGGCGAACCTGCGGCTCGTGGTCTCGTTGGCCAAGCGCTACACGGGACGCGGCATGTTGTTCCTGGACCTGATCCAGGAGGGCAACCTGGGTCTGATCCGCGCGGTGGAGAAGTTCGACTACACCAAGGGCTACAAGTTCTCGACCTACGCCACGTGGTGGATCCGGCAGGCGATCACCCGCGCGATGGCCGACCAGGCCCGCACCATCCGGATCCCGGTGCACATGGTCGAGGTCATCAACAAGCTGGCCCGGGTGCAGCGTCAGATGCTCCAGGACCTGGGCCGCGAGCCCACCCCGGAGGAGCTGGCCAAGGAACTGGACATGACCCCCGAGAAGGTGGTCGAGGTTCAGAAGTACGGCCGTGAGCCGATCTCGTTGCACACCCCGCTCGGCGAGGACGGCGACAGCGAGTTCGGTGACCTGATCGAGGATTCCGAGGCCGTCGTCCCGGCGGACGCCGTCTCGTTCACCCTGCTGCAGGAGCAATTGCACTCGGTGCTGGACACCCTGTCCGAGCGCGAGGCCGGCGTCGTCTCGATGCGCTTCGGCCTGACCGACGGCCAGCCCAAGACGCTGGACGAGATCGGCAAGGTCTACGGCGTCACGCGAGAGCGGATCCGCCAGATCGAGTCCAAGACCATGTCCAAGCTGCGCCACCCCAGCCGCTCCCAGGTCCTGCGCGACTACCTCGACTGAGCAAACCCACCCCAAACCTGCTCATGCTCCGCAGGTGACGCGTCGTCCGGCCGGAAACGGTCTGAAAAGCGTCATCTGCGGAGCATGAGTCGTTCTCTGCGGAGCATGAGCAGGTTTGGGTTCGGGGGCGCAATTCAGGGGTGATGGTGATCGAGGTCCCACGAAGGCCTGGGCCACGTCGTAGGACTCGGTCTCGAAG
Proteins encoded in this region:
- a CDS encoding Fe-S cluster assembly protein HesB, giving the protein MRNGSCSRRRAPSWPSRPSPTERGDVTTPRLVLAQEPAADDLLSRDPFALLVGMLLDQQFPMERAFAGPALIAERLGVDRLDPVEVAAQDEQTFVALMTGPPAVHRYPGSMAGRVVALARHIVEHYDGDTAALWREAASGAELVARLKALPGFGQQKAAIFLALLAKQLGVRPEGWQRAAGDYALDGYRSVADVTDAASLHKVREHKRAVKEAAKATRG